The following are encoded together in the Cynocephalus volans isolate mCynVol1 chromosome 4, mCynVol1.pri, whole genome shotgun sequence genome:
- the LOC134376652 gene encoding olfactory receptor 10V1 — translation MEGINKTTKIQFFFRPFSLDPEVQMIIFVAFLVMYLTSLSGNAIIAVIVQINHSLHTPMYFFLANLAVLEIFYTSSIAPLALANLLSMGQTPVSIIGCGTQMFFFVFLGAADCVLLAIMAYDRFIAICYPLRYTLIMSWSFCVELMLGSLVLGFLLSLPLTILIFHLPFCHHNEIYHFYCDMPAVMHLACANTHVHRTTLYIISFVVLSIPLSLISISYVFIVVAIFRIKSAEGRHRALSTCSSHIIVVLLQYGCTSFIYLSPSSSYSPEMGQRVSVVYTFITPILNPLIYSLRNKDLKDALRKALRMFQVG, via the coding sequence atggaaggaataaataaaaccacaaagATACAATTCTTCTTTCGTCCATTCTCACTTGACCCTGAAGTCCAGATGATCATTTTTGTGGCCTTCCTGGTGATGTACCTAACTAGCCTCAGCGGAAATGCCATAATTGCAGTCATTGTTCAGATCAACCACTCCcttcacacccccatgtacttctttcTGGCTAACTTGGCAGTTCTGGAAATCTTCTATACATCTTCCATTGCTCCACTAGCCTTGGCAAACCTTCTTTCAATGGGCCAAACTCCTGTTTCCATAATCGGATGTGGCAcccaaatgtttttctttgtcttcttgggTGCAGCTGATTGTGTTCTACTTGCAATCATGGCTTATGACCGGTTTATAGCAATCTGTTACCCTCTGAGATACACCCTCATCATGAGCTGGTCCTTCTGTGTGGAGCTAATGCTAGGGTCCCTGGTGCTGGGGTTCCTGCTGTCACTGCCACTAACCATTTTAATCTTCCATCTCCCATTCTGCCACCACAATGAGATTTACCACTTCTACTGTGACATGCCCGCAGTCATGCACCTGGCTTGTGCAAACACACATGTTCACAGGACTACCCTGTACATCATCAGCTTCGTCGTCCTTAGCATCCCTCTCTCACTGATCTCCATCTCCTATGTCTTCATTGTTGTGGCTATTTTCCGGATCAAGTCAGCAGAAGGGCGCCACCGAGCTCTCTCCACCTGTTCGTCTCACATCATAGTGGTCCTCCTGCAGTATGGCTGCACCAGCTTTATATATTTGTCCCCCAGTTCCAGCTACTCTCCTGAGATGGGCCAAAGAGTGTCTGTGGTCTATACttttatcacccccattttaaaCCCCTTGATCTATAGTTTGAGGAATAAGGACCTGAAAGATGCACTGAGGAAAGCACTGAGAATGTTTCAGGTAGGATGA